The Neurospora crassa OR74A linkage group V, whole genome shotgun sequence sequence GTACATAACAGCTTTCCAGAGTTATCCCATACATCAGTCGCCAACGAACGATGAGACACAAACATCGATGTGAATGCTGGCTTGGCAGGGACCATCACATCAAGATGGCGTAAAGCCATGCATTTCTCCAACCTTTGGTTTCGACCCCATGCTGCAGAGACAGTGGACTGTTGGATTTGAGCTGAGAGACACCCTCAGGGCTTGAAGCAAGTATGTCTCGGACAAAGCTTGGCGCATCACCAGCGGGACGGGAGCTCGGAGCCGAGCCATCCCCGTCTCTTTCTTGCGCACGCTTGCAATATCAGAGGCAACTTTGAGTTTAGAATAGTACCCCCTTCCTGACTTCACTAGAGATATGAAAGGACTGCCAAGCATCCCTTCAAAGACCCCGGCAAAGCGTCGCAAACCACTCCCGCAATTCAGGAGTCCGTCGTCAACTACCAAAGCCTCGGGAACAAACAACCACCGCACACTCTATGTCCGGACCGCCATCCATTCACTTCTCAATCCCAGTTGCCATTCTCTCCTGGCCGTCTTCCATCAGACAAAGGCCCGGTATCTTTATCTATGATCGAAATGGAGTCCTATACGAAGTGACTGAAGGCACAGACTGCCAACGGCGGCGCCATCGTCTCAACATCACGAAATGGCAGTTATCAGCGACCATTCTTGTGCTTTGGCCTATTCCACATGACGCGATACTTTCAACCCATGTGCCAAGCCAAGCTGTTAGCTATGTATGTACACAGGCAAAGCTTGAGATGCAGCTCGGAGGATGGGTGACCGAATTGTCGGATCGGGACGGGGGCCGCCGTTGGCACAGATGCACATACCGCACTGTACCATTCATGCTTTGCCCAAGCCGGCATTGTTGCATACCATTACGACTGGAAGGGATTTAGGTCTGGAAAGTCAGCaagaaggtaggtacctatacGACCCTTACACACAATGAATGATCTTGggtaaagagagagaggatataaacaattttttttcccaaaTGGAAGAAGACTGATACAGGGAACGTGATTCCCCCCTATGGCCGAGGGTACGTAcacctcctcttcatggGCCATCAGGACAGGAACGTCTCTGCTTCCACAAGATAcatacccccccccccccctctcccccctaATAGAATAGCTGGGTGCCAAATAAACGCCACaaagaataaaatattcaGGCAGTAAGTGAGAACAGGAGctaaaagaaaaacaaaaaaagaacatACAGCAcctgggattcgctggtcgtcaccgacccaactactagtcaggCGATTagtggcttatctatgggagagcggacgggatcccgagttttccactATCTATGGCCGTATGTGGTTGATCTTACCAAAAGCTAGACTTATAAGGGTTTGTTGAAATTGACGATGGACGCTGGCTTTTATAGTGATGAGTGGGTGAAGCAAAGCGAAGGCGTTTGAGTTTGATATGGTAACTACCTAGGTGTCCTTACTGAAAGAAATGTACGCACGCAGCCCCATAATGGCTATTAAAGACTTCGTTTGGAGTTAGAAAGAGAGTCATGAATGCCTTCCACCATCCAAAAAGTGTATCTGTTGTGTCGACTCAGATACTCAAAAGATTGAGTGACCCAAAGGACCAGAAGTCTGTAGAGCCACGACGAGGTATCCGAGTACTCCCTGTTCTGTGATGCTACGGTTGTAGTTTTCTTCGGCAACCTGGAGGAATACCTTGAGAGACGCGAGTGACCGGCTCCATGTTGAGCGAGCCGAAATATTGGAGGAATACGCCTAGACCCAATCTACTCCTATTGATACGTCCCCCCTAAGGGATAAACCACATCCTCCGTTGAAAACGAACAGTGCAATTTTTCGGACGTTGCAAGCTTGGTGACTCCCCACATCAGCGGTTTTTCCCAGGCTCCGTCCTCCCACGGTTTCGGATGGCATGCCGCCGCGACGGCCGCGCTGCAGTTCGCCACGACCGGCATGCCGGACGGCAGCCGCCGAAAGCTCCAGAGCACCAGGAAGAGCACCACGACGGTGCCTAGACAGATGGTGCACAACACGCCCAGAGGCGACCACCCGCATGTGATGGATTTGCCTTCATAAGGGAAGATCCCGGTGCTGGTGGCGACTGTGTCGCCGCGCAGCCAGCTGCCCACGACCGGGTCTCCGGCCGCTTCGACGTAGACGAGGAAGATGCTCTGCGACACGAAAAGGTGTAGCGTGCCCGAAACGACCATGAGCGGCAGGCTGTAGCGGTACGGCAGCTGCAGGAAGTAGGTGCTGCGCTGCGACCCGGTCGGCGTGTCCGACACTCGGAGCCCTTTTCGGCGGATCGCGAACCTGCTCCACTCGACCGCTGCACACATGGATGTAAAGAGGTCGTTATAGGTAAAGTAGAGGTCCGACAAGATGAGCTGTGGGGTGTTGACGAGAATGACGTTGCCGAGGAGCGGGTCGACCTCATCGTTGTCGAAAAGCGCGTTTGATATCAACGTCTTCTCAGAGACGGCACCGAAGCCCAGCGATGTCGCATAAGACATGCTCTTTTTCCCTAGCATTTTTGAGAGACCGTACTTCATGAGCCACCCACATGTTGCGAGCCCGATCACATATCTGGCGGAAGCAGGTGATGTCAGCTCTATGCTCTCGGATGTCCAACAATCACCCTCCCCTTATCGATATGCTATAAAGAACGCAGATATCAAAAGCGGCAGAGACATGAGATTGGGACGGAGCAAGCAAGAAGGGAGAGACAGATACGTACGCCATGATGCATGCTATCCAGCGGAAGAGGCTAGCAGCTCGGCCTCTGCGTTCTCGTCTGTCACAAAACTCAATAGCATTGGAAACCCACTTTCCCCCTTTAGTACCAGCAGTGAAGTGCCTCTTTGAGGCGAGGCACATCCCCGCTGTAGCTTCATCGGGGACCTTCAGGAACGAGGCTATCGCGTCGCCGATGGTGAGCAAGGGCGAGCCGGGGCCCAATGTCACGAGGGCCATGAGCACGGCCTTGGTGAGGTTGAGCACAAGCACGACGATGCCGAGCGTGGTACTGAAGTAAAGGCTGCACGTCTCCGGCGTCGGCCGCGCGTAGCAGTATTCAACCACCAAGCCGTAGGGCTGCCAGTTGTCGACGTGGAGGAGTACTTCTGGCAGCGTCTCATCGCAGGGGGCGACACAGGCTCCATCGGCCGCTTGATCGTACTGCCCGCATACCCATTGATACGCCTGGCGACTGCTGCATATGTCGTAGCGCTCGATATATTCTGTTTCAAAACGGCCCAGCGCGGGACCGCGGGCCGCGTCGTTggagatgaggatgacgtcGCCCCAGCTCGACTGGAACGGCTGAGCGTAGACGTTGATGCATTGCTCCACCGGCAGTTTCATGAACAAACCGGCGTGGAAGTTCGACACTGTATAGTTGAGGCCGAAGCCGGTGTATGCATCGGGGTTCTCCGCCTCGAGCAAGTGTTCCCAGTCAGTTGCGTTCAGTATTCCTTCATTGAGCGACCAGACATTGTAGATGTTCGCCGTCGTGGAGGAGAACACTACCGAATTGTAGCTGGTTTCTTCTGTTAGCACCTTAGTCAAGCACAGCAACTGGGCACGGAAGCCTAGAGCAACAACCTACAAGAGATGGAGTGGTAGTGACGAGACGGCCAGCAGAACCCAGAGGGTGGCGTTTCTTAAACCAAGGCTGCGAAAGTTCCGCAGGCTGGGCCTTCCCACGTCGAGCCACCGTTTCGCACGATGGGCCTGATCAATCTGATTCCTCGTCGGCGCTGAAGCGCACTGCATGCAGTAGTTGCTACCAGCAAGCAGTACCGTACTTAGCGCGTTGATCACCACATGGACCCCGATATCAATATTGTGGATGTTGGAGCACATCCCGCTGCCAAGATGTCGGAGACCAGTTCTTGGGTCCGCGTCAGCCCCAAGCACCGCGTATAACATCAAGGTGAGGTTGATGACGAAGGTCGCCAGAGCACCGAAACTCCACCCGAGAGTACCCCGTCGCCATTTTTGCTGGGGAAGAGCCATAGTAACCTAGTCCGGCGAGAATAGAAGAGAGTGAGGAGTACAGTTCGCCGGCAGGACAAGGGCAAACCTGCGTGCATTGAACTTTATTTACGCTCAACCTTTCAGCCTTGCTCCACGAGCTGAGCAAAGGGGGCGGTGGCTAGCAATCCCGACTATGCACTGCCGCCCAATAAATCACATTCTGCTACCAATCGCAGCCAGTATTAAGCGTGATACTGCAGCGTGTGGTGGCACTGCTCACTCAATTAAGAGACCCGTCTCCTATCCTTCCCACTCCCACAGACATGCAGACATATCGCCTGACTAGTAGTCGGGTCAATGATGACCAGCGAATCTCAGGTGCTGtatgttctttttttctcttttttcttattctttGTGGTGTTTGGTGGCACCCAGCTATGCCATGGGGGAGTTTGTATCTCgtggaagaaagagacaGTAGGCACCGCCGGGGGCATTTCCTGGTTTGACGGACGGACTTTGCGCTGGaagtcgacgacgacggctcTGGGCGTTCTGGGCAAAATTTTTCTGAGTGAGTCAAGGTCGAATGCTGGTTAGGCGACGCACGTCCAAAGAAACAGTATCgtttgaagaaggagatcgTGGTTGCTGCTGGAGTAATGACTGGTGATAAAATACTGTCTCAATTTTTCTCGAGTGGGTATATCTGAGTGTGTAGCCCGTTAGTGAGTGCGTGTTGAAGAAATGTTCCATTGACAAAGCCTGATTTATACATCTTGAGTAACGACATATATCATCCGTCCAAGGAACTTGCTGTTCGTGACCCAGAACAGAAACGAAATCTGATAGATGGTCATGTTCGTCCCCTTCGAAAATTTTGGGGCTTCGTATCGCCAAGGACGTTACAACCCTGGACGAAGGTCAAGGGACCTAGCCGCCAACTTTTCGTCTGTTGGTCTCTACAGCTCAAGTCGGTAATGATGAGTCGAAGTTGACAATAAAGTCTCGACAGTGCGAACCGGAAAGCAGGATAGGTTTATATGTTGGTCAGACCACATTGTAATGAGGATAGGGCGGCCAAGGAGAGACGTTGTTCGGCTGCCGTAGATTATCAGACAAGGTGGTCGCTGGTCGACAAGACAGGATGGTCTTTGGGGAAGAAAGTCGAAGAGCGCCGCACGAAGAAAGATGGCGGTGCCGATCAAATCTGATCCTCAGCGTTTCGAAGGGGTTTGGCTTGAGTTGTTATGTAACTCCAAGTGCCGTTACACTTCATATGATCCGAGCGAAGGAACTAGCAACTAGCGGAAGGCCTTACAATCACTAGCCGGAGGCCTTGCACAGTGACCACCACCTATGACTATTCATGGGTAATGTCGACGGGAGAGATCTTGGAACGTCATGTGTAGGCTTGTTCGACATTCTCAAGGCATCTAGGCGTCGGTGGTGTTGCTCGTGTTCGAACTTCCCGATTCTAGAAAAAGGTGGTGAATTCAGAGGATCGTACAGGTATCTAGATCTCTTGTGATGGGTTAAACGGCAAGTAAGTGTGTATGAATAGCAATCCATGAAACTATTGTCATTCAGCAAACGTGACAAGGATGAGGAAGCTGGTGGGTATGATCATTGAGCCACATGAAAGTAAATGCATATAATGCAACGCCGGGGGGTAATGAACAAAACAGTGGGTGTACCGCGATGAAACGCGATACCAAAACAAAACCCCAAGAGCAATCAGCTTTCCTTTGTGTGGGGATAAACAAGACACAGATCTTGCATTGAGAGAGCGAACCATCGTTGCTAAATCCAGTCTGAGGTCTTTTAAGAAGAAAGACTTCCCACACCAAGGAGTGACGCCGTGTCAAATACCATGCAATATGCTCTCAAGGGCCGAGACTGATAATATTCGATGGGGCATGTCAGTCATGGCAGCCAACAGTGGCGGACATATGAGGGATTGTCTGTGTAACTAACCTCCTCAGGGTAGCCATCGAGAATATGCAGATAGCTAGCGGAAGATCACGGGATTTTTGGACAAATTGCGTCTCGAAACGTAGATCAGAATGCTTTGTGCGAAGATCAACACATTGGCCGCCCGCTGGCCAGACGTACAAAGCTGTAAGGGACATTCTGACCAACAAGAAGACGCAGCGTTTCGACAGTGGTGAAAGCCATGACGTCCTCAGCACCATAAGCAGCAAAACCGAATTGCTCTGCAATCACTTTGGGATCACCTTTTCGAGGAAACGATCCATCAGCAAGGTCAAGAAAAACCTTGCGAGACGATGATGAGCCCCGAGAGCCAAAAACGCGGACCAGCATACCGACAAGATTACTCTTCTCCGGGGCTAACGCGCTCACGACCACGAAAGGTGAGGCACCCTGATTGGCGGGATTAGCATCATTCGTCCGGGCCTTTTGCATACTCTCAAGACTGTCGAAGGGCTCTAAGTTGAAATCCCTGGCAACAGCTGGCGACGCTTTGAAGCCGACTGTGTAGATCTTGCTCACCATCAGAGCCTTAAGCGCAAGGAGAGAACTGGCAGCATCGTCAGAGTTTGAAGCAAGAACCACGGCGGCACGCCCAGAATAAGCCGAAGGAGCAAAGTCGCGAGTGAGTGTACTCAATATCCCTTTCCAAGCAGCATTTTCGAAGACCAAAACCGTGGTAGGTGGGAGGCCGGATTGCGACAAAGCAACGGAACCTATCGACTCGCTCCTTTGGTGACGTCCTAGACTGGACGGTGCTGAGGACGGTGCAGGGGAAGCAGAAAAAGCGCCCTTGGATTGAACAACAATTGTGTCCACCATGCCAATAAGCTTTACTGAATCGCTGAGAATCGGCCCCGTCCCATTGTTGATGGATGCAAAAAAGGCACTATTTGAGATCAAATGCTGAAAAGAAACAGCCGGATAGAGGTAGGCACCACCAAAGTTCTTCTGGTTGCACCACGCTTCCACAGAGGCGAAACCTTTGAGGGGTCTCTCCACGACAGAGAAGTGGTGGGGCAGACCTAGTTCGTTGAAACACTTCCCATAGAAAGGTGCCTGAGGGGTCGATATGCGGCTAGAGGGGGTGTTGATTCCGTAGATGTTCTTTCTCGGCAGTTGTCCAAGCAAGGACAAAGCCTGATTGATTTCGGAAGCACTCAACTGACCGGGAGCGGCAATTATCGGTAATAGAGGATGGGTGATGGGTGTGAAGACCCGGTTCAAGGTCCGAGAAAACTGTCCTGTTTCGCCCATGTTGACAGCAGACAGTGGCGGCGCATCGGGGTATTCTGCCTTAATCTTGGAGCGGAAGTACTCCAGTTCAAAGTTTTCGTTGTGAtcgttgatgatggcgatcaTTTTGACGATATCTGCAAACCGTGCTGATTCCCGGAACGTTGCTTCTGCCCTTGCTGATGGCCATTTGAAAGTCCCAGAGAAGTCGTGAAATGCGGACATGATGCGACTGCTGCCACGCTGCTCATAAAGTCTCCTCCTGATCCTCTCCGGGAGCCATATCTCAACATCGATGTACTCCACTCCCCACTGGATTGCCCTGTAAAGGTACTCGTAGTATAGATCAGGATTGTCCATCGGAAAACGCCCATTTTCGGCCGTACACctggtggtgaagatgatTGGCAGTTCTGTCCTTTGACGGAGCAGCATCACCTGTTCGCCGACATAACTCAAGCTGGGAACCGGAGCATAAGTTCCGTCAGCGAGTGGCTCTTTCAAGAGATCAACCCTGATCTCGACAGCATCTGCACCCACGGTTAGAATATCGATATTCGGAAGGGCAGCATGTACGTCGGGGAACGTTGTGGAAATGAAGTATGTCCGTGGTTTGGCCATGAGGGTTTCGTGATGATTCAGCTGCCCAAGTGTGTGAGAAACAAAACGTGAAAGGTCCCGTCTAGAACAAAGTGCCTCTGTGTATAGAAATTCGTAATCACACTGAGCGGAGAGATATGCGTCTGGAGGCATGCCCATGCTGGTACAATGGACGTTGATGGCGACGATCGAGGTCCTGTCCCGAGCTGCAATGTCGGATTTTGCCTGTGTCGCGGCAATGCCAACCACCAAATCCCGATCATCTGAA is a genomic window containing:
- a CDS encoding pentafunctional AROM polypeptide; protein product: MVSIQQAEPAPALISAPVPSTIPAHRAIDLVKGRTTSPAVGNLPLLRGPRNGDTRTAVIVFGQGQGNIVAVFAEVLGKSYRVRNGFRDVSSDDRDLVVGIAATQAKSDIAARDRTSIVAINVHCTSMGMPPDAYLSAQCDYEFLYTEALCSRRDLSRFVSHTLGQLNHHETLMAKPRTYFISTTFPDVHAALPNIDILTVGADAVEIRVDLLKEPLADGTYAPVPSLSYVGEQVMLLRQRTELPIIFTTRCTAENGRFPMDNPDLYYEYLYRAIQWGVEYIDVEIWLPERIRRRLYEQRGSSRIMSAFHDFSGTFKWPSARAEATFRESARFADIVKMIAIINDHNENFELEYFRSKIKAEYPDAPPLSAVNMGETGQFSRTLNRVFTPITHPLLPIIAAPGQLSASEINQALSLLGQLPRKNIYGINTPSSRISTPQAPFYGKCFNELGLPHHFSVVERPLKGFASVEAWCNQKNFGGAYLYPAVSFQHLISNSAFFASINNGTGPILSDSVKLIGMVDTIVVQSKGAFSASPAPSSAPSSLGRHQRSESIGSVALSQSGLPPTTVLVFENAAWKGILSTLTRDFAPSAYSGRAAVVLASNSDDAASSLLALKALMVSKIYTVGFKASPAVARDFNLEPFDSLESMQKARTNDANPANQGASPFVVVSALAPEKSNLVGMLVRVFGSRGSSSSRKVFLDLADGSFPRKGDPKVIAEQFGFAAYGAEDVMAFTTVETLRLLVGQNVPYSFVRLASGRPMC